A genomic window from Candidatus Binatia bacterium includes:
- a CDS encoding O-antigen ligase family protein: MNPVHGQATPRARDPQETSYVWAPAGHPSAAANTLFAVLGAVGILVASAFASAEDLPARIAVGLVALLAVVHPAWFACLLIVSLPLFGTGPGGPRLPFLDAALFSGLGAWSLSRAIRRTPLPSAGLVGPAAALFLALSLASLLPTRYHPPVGNLADLALVTRFLLLANEYVSAYPLTKALHLLSATGAFLLALCVFQGKAGAQRFARVSAVLILLTAGAGIAERLGWISLAAFRPISPLYAERMHSFFDHPSWMAELLLTALPWPVLLLRTERAGDRALGTTALFLGLVAILFTLQRAAWITAALAALALASFEVRRRPKMVAAAGLTVALLIGSVLAVSPPARTRAGLLLSDLSNRSNYWTPTMAMARERLILGQGLGTYSWLYPDYVVRDAPGYMSMHGSAHNTYLMILAERGSLGLAAYFLLLGAAAMAASRKPRVGFPFILVVSVIGLVQYVFYVRVVELYVWCGLGVLASVPAAAGAKRERHGALLLFAATVGVLAAMVRLAGPPFPPTPNDREFGMHYLEEGGGTAWRWCYDACGVELSGAGGILKFDLADVPLGFDLERPLTIDWRIDDTTVREPLVVNPDVTSFAFPLEPTENGENRRVVLRPRRAIRPFLHRPTQRDPRLLSMRVSGMQLAPIRGGEFFGFDRPESDGMTWFRSTLGREGIVTLGHGLGSVPLRLRTFAPNVASDPLEVRIGSAGIYVLLELPDHEWHEISVPRHPTEGKILRFEANRTWLPAETGNSDDPRELAFSVAQWWD, encoded by the coding sequence GTGAACCCGGTTCACGGCCAAGCAACCCCTCGCGCACGGGACCCACAGGAAACGAGCTACGTATGGGCGCCGGCGGGCCACCCGTCCGCCGCCGCGAACACACTCTTCGCCGTGCTCGGCGCCGTCGGAATCCTCGTGGCCAGCGCCTTTGCTTCGGCCGAAGACCTCCCCGCGCGAATTGCCGTCGGGCTCGTCGCCCTTCTCGCCGTCGTTCACCCGGCCTGGTTTGCATGCCTGCTCATCGTGTCACTACCGCTCTTCGGCACCGGGCCCGGCGGCCCTCGCCTCCCCTTCCTGGACGCGGCCTTGTTCTCCGGACTCGGGGCGTGGTCCCTCAGCCGCGCGATCCGTCGCACGCCGCTGCCGTCCGCCGGGCTGGTCGGACCTGCCGCCGCATTGTTCCTCGCGCTCTCGCTCGCGTCGCTCCTGCCCACTCGGTATCACCCGCCGGTCGGCAACCTCGCCGACCTGGCCCTCGTCACGCGCTTTTTACTGCTCGCCAACGAGTACGTCTCGGCCTATCCCCTGACCAAAGCGCTTCACCTCTTGAGTGCGACGGGGGCCTTCCTGCTGGCGCTCTGCGTCTTCCAAGGGAAGGCGGGGGCACAGCGCTTCGCGCGCGTGAGCGCCGTACTGATACTCCTCACGGCCGGTGCCGGTATTGCGGAGCGGCTCGGATGGATCTCACTTGCCGCGTTCCGGCCGATCAGCCCGCTGTACGCCGAACGGATGCACTCTTTCTTCGACCACCCGTCGTGGATGGCGGAACTGTTGCTCACCGCCTTGCCGTGGCCGGTCCTCCTCCTGCGCACCGAGCGTGCCGGGGACCGCGCTCTGGGGACCACGGCGTTGTTCCTCGGCCTGGTTGCGATCCTGTTCACGCTGCAGCGAGCGGCGTGGATCACCGCCGCGCTTGCTGCGCTCGCGCTCGCCAGCTTCGAGGTTCGCCGGAGGCCCAAGATGGTCGCCGCCGCAGGGCTCACCGTCGCGCTCCTGATCGGCAGCGTGCTCGCGGTGAGCCCGCCCGCGCGGACACGAGCCGGCCTTCTCCTGTCCGACCTTTCGAATCGATCGAACTACTGGACGCCAACGATGGCGATGGCACGAGAACGTCTGATCCTTGGACAGGGCCTCGGCACGTACAGCTGGCTGTACCCCGACTACGTCGTACGCGACGCGCCGGGGTACATGAGCATGCACGGGTCGGCGCACAACACCTACCTCATGATCCTCGCCGAGCGCGGCTCTCTCGGGCTCGCTGCCTACTTCCTCCTCCTGGGTGCCGCCGCGATGGCGGCGTCGAGGAAACCCCGGGTCGGATTTCCGTTTATTCTCGTCGTCTCGGTGATAGGGCTCGTCCAGTACGTCTTCTACGTTCGAGTTGTGGAGCTCTACGTGTGGTGCGGGCTCGGTGTCCTCGCGTCGGTGCCGGCTGCCGCCGGCGCAAAGCGGGAGCGCCACGGCGCATTGCTCCTGTTCGCGGCGACGGTGGGCGTGCTGGCAGCGATGGTGCGTCTCGCAGGTCCGCCATTTCCTCCCACGCCGAACGACCGGGAGTTCGGGATGCACTATCTCGAGGAAGGCGGCGGGACCGCGTGGCGGTGGTGCTACGACGCCTGCGGCGTCGAGCTCTCGGGCGCGGGCGGCATCCTGAAGTTCGATCTCGCCGACGTGCCCCTCGGGTTCGACCTGGAGCGCCCGCTGACGATCGACTGGCGCATCGACGACACCACTGTGCGCGAGCCGCTGGTCGTAAACCCCGACGTCACGAGCTTCGCGTTCCCGCTCGAGCCTACTGAGAACGGAGAGAACCGCCGCGTGGTACTTCGTCCCAGACGCGCCATCCGCCCGTTCTTGCACCGCCCCACGCAGCGCGACCCGCGACTGCTCAGCATGCGGGTGTCGGGGATGCAGCTGGCTCCGATCCGGGGCGGCGAGTTCTTCGGCTTCGACCGGCCAGAAAGCGATGGCATGACCTGGTTTCGCTCGACCCTCGGCCGCGAGGGCATCGTGACCCTGGGCCATGGCCTAGGGTCCGTTCCTCTCCGGCTGAGGACCTTCGCCCCGAACGTTGCTTCCGACCCGCTCGAGGTCCGCATCGGCTCCGCTGGGATCTACGTACTCCTCGAGTTGCCCGACCACGAGTGGCACGAAATCTCCGTCCCCCGGCACCCGACAGAGGGCAAGATACTTCGGTTCGAAGCAAACCGGACGTGGCTACCCGCCGAAACCGGAAACAGCGACGATCCGCGCGAGTTAGCCTTCAGTGTCGCGCAGTGGTGGGACTAG
- a CDS encoding cold shock domain-containing protein, producing MRTTGTVKWFNDDKGFGFITRDDGEKDVFCHHSAIQGEGFKSLAEGAKVEFDVVDGQKGPAAENVVTL from the coding sequence ATGCGTACGACAGGAACGGTTAAGTGGTTCAACGACGACAAGGGCTTCGGCTTCATCACGCGCGACGACGGCGAGAAGGATGTCTTCTGCCATCACAGCGCGATTCAGGGTGAGGGCTTCAAGTCCCTCGCAGAAGGCGCCAAGGTCGAGTTCGACGTCGTTGACGGGCAGAAGGGCCCGGCGGCTGAGAACGTCGTCACCCTCTAA
- a CDS encoding SRPBCC family protein, translating to MPSMDTVDSMVIRAPAAELFDIVLDYPRMREWYPRYRIDVIGGGAVEPGARLRHELSPKGSPVKSRFTRTIQKIDRPTSIEETYDDGDLVGAGRWVFEEVGADETRVSFYCKVRSNRWLMHVGFLLGGERGHNMVYQQILAALKAKVEGAAA from the coding sequence ATGCCGAGCATGGACACGGTCGACAGCATGGTCATCAGGGCACCGGCGGCGGAGCTCTTCGACATCGTTCTGGATTATCCGCGGATGAGGGAGTGGTATCCGCGGTATCGGATCGACGTGATCGGTGGGGGCGCGGTGGAGCCCGGAGCGCGGCTCCGCCACGAGTTGTCGCCGAAGGGTTCGCCGGTGAAGTCTCGGTTCACGCGCACGATTCAGAAGATTGACCGACCCACGTCGATCGAAGAGACGTACGATGACGGTGATCTCGTCGGGGCGGGCCGCTGGGTCTTCGAAGAGGTGGGCGCGGATGAGACGCGGGTGTCGTTCTACTGCAAGGTCCGGTCGAACCGCTGGCTCATGCACGTCGGCTTCCTGCTCGGGGGAGAGCGCGGGCACAACATGGTCTACCAGCAGATCCTTGCGGCCCTGAAGGCCAAGGTAGAAGGCGCGGCGGCCTAG